TTGATAGAGACCCAGGTCCTGTctgtcttcccttcctccctagcCATTACCCCCACACCTCCTTCATCAAAAAACAAGGCAGAAGACAAGCCCAGGTACAACAGCAGGTTCTTTTCCGGTTCCTCAAAGCGCCACACGCACAGGGCGGGGGCAGGGACAGAAGAAAATGTAAACATAGGGTTCCACCCCTGGACCTCAAGGGAAGACTCCTCTGATAGGGGATGGAAGGAAACAAGGTGAAAGGTAGGGGCCCTCGTGAGACAAAGCAGGGGAGGCCTGAGAACACAGAGGAGGGAGAGCatgagggcaggggtggggaggtgggggacaTTTCCTGTTCCAGTGCATGTCCCCTTAAATAAACTGGGACACGAGCATTGTGGAAGGAGAACCGAAGAGCAGAAGATGGAGTGAGCATTCCCCCCCCAGGCTGGCCAGGTCCTCTGTACATAATTATAACAGAGATGTCCAGAAATAGATCAAGGAGAACCTTGGCCCCCAGCCAAGAAGTGGGGACtggcaggactggaggaaggaaaAGGGAACCCAGCTCCACCTCATAGGTAAGGGAAGCCACTGGAGTGTAAGAATCTGAAAACTGCAGACTCCCATCACCAAGAGTCACCCCCGTAATGACAAGAAATCAACCAGGACAGCACCGGGGAGGGGGACCCCACAGGGAGTTGGGGCAGGAGTGACAGAGACCCTGGCTGGGTCTGTCTGGAGGTAAGGGGCTCCAGATTTGCTCCTGGCTGCCTCAGGGAAATGCAGCTGCCCCATGCACTCTGTCTTGGCTGTGTAGGATCAGCAGCTGGCATGAGGAGATAGGGTATCAAGCCACCTTCCTCTGAGAAGGACGGCCTACCAAGGGGGCTGGGGGCAGCAGCCCAGGCCAGGCCTGCTCTTGGCTGAGGGGAAAAGGGGGGCCATGCAGTCCAGCCCCAGGGCAGAGGTCAGAAGTACGCATCCTGCCGGGCCTCAGATGCCAAGGACCTGTCCCCACCATCCTGAGGGGCTGGGGGCCCATCTGCCTTTCGACGCAGCGAAAGCTTCCGGCCTTGGGCCTTCTTCTCCTGCTTCTGCCGTTCCTTCTCCTGCTTCTGCCGTTCCTTCTCCAGCTTCTGCCGCTCCTTCTCCTGTTTCTGCTGCTccttctcctgctctttttcccaCTTCTGCCGCTCCTTCTCCTGCTTCTCCCGCTCTTTCTCCTGTTTCTGCCGCtccttctcactctccttttcctgtTTCTGCCGCtccttctcactctccttttcctgtTTCTGCCGCTCTTTCTCCTGCCTCCGGGCTTCCTTGCTGGTACCCAAGGGGGTGCTGTTGCCAGTAGGTGAGGGAAGGGATGGATGCAGTCCCTCAGCAGTGACCATAGGCCCTGGGGCAGGCCCAGCACTGGCCCTTCGGGCAGGAGGGGGTGGAGAGGGCGCCCCACCACCTAACCGGGAGCCTCGGCTCTTGAGGCCAGGGAGGCTGAGGAGGCTGGAAGAGGGGCCCAGAGGTGGCTGCTGCCGTCGCCGCTCTTCATGGATGGCCCGGGAGCCATGTAATCTCCGTGAGGGCCGATACTGCAGCTCCCCCCGGGTTTCCCGCCACTTCTTGAGCTGCGCTGCGTTTTCTCGCTCAATCAGTGCCTCTGTCACTGGGAGGTTGGTCACCTAGAAAGAGAGGAAATGGGTTGCAGAATGAAAAAGAGGTGCATGGATGGGCCAAAGCAGATGTGGAGTGTGTAGAGTCAAGTCCTACCTCGTGCACAAGGAAGTCCTCCTGCATGCACTGCTGCGGCAGGTTGCGCAGCTGCTCCATGGTCTCATACATGCCTTGGCAGGAGCGCAGCTTCTCCACAGAGCCCAGCGTGTGCCGCAGGAGCACCAGGGCCACTCGGAAGATGATCTTGACGCCTAGAGGGCCAGAAGAGAGCATGGGGGGATCAGGCCCCGGATCTCAGCCAGTCCCATTTAGTAGGGACTCACAGCCCCCATCCCTCTTACTGCTaaatcttacagatgaggaaattgaggcccgaGAAGGAAAATGAGTTGCCACGGGTTTCTGCTTCCTGGGAGGAAGAGCAGCCCTGGGTTGGTGGCACAGCCAAAGATCAGGCCTCAGTTCCTCCAGCCTCCAGGCTGCTTACATTGAAGCCTAGGCCCAACAACTACCTTCTGTCATGGGGCCATGAGAAATGTGACAGGGCCCTCTGGCAGTCACCACAGAAGCCCCAGCCCCTCAGGGCCTGCATGGCCACAGATGTACCTTCACAGAAGAACATGTCCCAGACACGCAGCACTGAGGCCCAGGGCAGGGTGCGGGCAAAAATACACATGAACCATTCTGTCATGTAGAGCACAGGGTCAATGCGCTGCCGCCGCAGGTGCCGATGTGCCAATGGGGACGCCCGGCGCAATAGCGCAAAAAAGATCTCTCCATCCAGCTGAATGGCCTCCTGGAGGAGTAACAAGTCATGAGAGGAGGGCCTGGCCTGCTTCGGCCCCCTAGGGATAGACCTAGCCCTGAGAGTGGATGCTCACCCCAGTGAGGAGATGCCCAAAGACAGGGACTGAAGGGCAGTGTGAGGCAGGGTAAGGGTTTCCCTGCAGCCTTGGGGAAAAGTTACAGCCCGAGGTGCACCCAGCCTCCACTCACCAGTCCTGCACTGTAGTAGCCAGGGAGGTACTTGTCGCAGATCTGTACCAGGCACCAAAACGCTTGCTGGGAAGGGCAAGAATAAGGAGGGAGGGATGGGACCTGAGAAAGAGATCGGGGAGCTCCTCCATCACCACTGTAGGCCAAGATGCTCCCAGCCCACCCCCACCAGGACAAGCCTATGCTGACCTCAGCAGGCATGTGCATGAGCAGCACTGCAGCCACTGGGGCCTGGGCCTGGCAGTAACCCTCATCGGGCCGGTAGATGGTGTAGGCCTTCAGGATGCGATACAGGTCCTGTTGCCTGGAGGGACGGGGAAGACTGTGAGGGTGATCACAGGAGTTGCGAGCTCTCTGACCCAAACCAAATCTGCTCCCTACCAGCCCCAGCCTAGACTTTTCCATCACCTAGCTGCAGATTAATCTCAGAATTTCACCACGACATACCATCTGCCTTCCTAGTCCTGCCTATCGAGCTATCAAGGTTGAGACCACAAAGCATTCCAGCTCTTGCTCTCCAACCTTTGGCTACACACCCCATACTCCTTACCCATTCTCTAGTCCAGGCTGTGCTCTCTCGCCTCCCAGTCTTtgtccctgcctctctccctccaaCTGCCACTATCCCATAAACCTTCAAGGTCATCTTCTCCAGGAAGTTTGCAATATCCACAGCCTCAGCCCTCCTCTAGCACTGTCTGAATGCCTCGTCACCGCAGAGTAGCTCTCTTAGGCTGGGCCTGCCTGATCTGTTTCACTGGATTTCGTCAGTTCCATCCCTCAGAGTGTCCAATGGGCCCTGGTTTTTGGTGAAGCCTTGAAAGCCAGTTGTGCCTCAGACCTTCCTCATCTCTGCATACAAAATAAAATCTTGTCCCAGACTTGCTCCTTTTCCTTGAGGGTGCCTCATCACTTTCTGGGACTTCCATCCACTCAGCCCCCATATCCAAGAACGGACAGCCATCCTCACTCCTTCCTCACTCTCCATAGCTAATCACCAGGTCCCAGCAAGTCTACACCTCAAATTTCACTCATGTCTGTTCCCTCTtgtccacctccaccaccatttCCCAGCTTAGCCCTTCAGCTCTTGCCCAGATACAAGTAATGACCTCCCAGATCCTCTCCCAGCCTCCAGTCTCACACCCAGTCTAGAATACCGTACTCTGAATACTGAATATGCTAGAATACTGCCTAGAATGGCAATTCCAAAAAGACCACCATTCAAGCATGATCTTCATTTGGGCTTTATCTGCATACCACCCctactagtatttttttttctccactttaCACTAGCATCCATGAGATGACAGGTTTGACATATGATGGTTATTTTATCTAGCACATATTAAAATAAACACGTAGCTTCCTCAAGCTCCCACACTACATCCACCCACCTGCCTGCTTCTGTGGCCCTGCCTGCTCCCCTGTTGCTATGGGTGAACTGTCTGTGATCCCGGCTAGGGACAGCCTTTCCACTGGTGCACTGGATCCCATCCCTTCTCGCCTACACAAGGCCATCGCTCCAGCAGTCCTCCCATCTCCTGCatcgtcaatcttcccctctCTACTAGAACATTCCCATCAGCATTCCGATACACTGTtatcttttgtcttaaaaaagAAAGTCTCCTGCCCCACTTCCCTCTCCAGATACCACACCATTTCTTTCCTCACCTATGTAATAAACTTCCTCCAGAATACAGACTTGCTATCTTCAATCTCTTTCCTCCCATTCTCCAGTCAGGCTTCTACCCACTATTCTATACAACGCTATGTTTATCAAGGTCACTAACAACCTCCAGAGATCTGTTGTCAGACCTTATTTCACTTGACCCTTCAGCAGCCTTTCACAAAGCTGATCTTGAAACCCTCTTCACTTTGCTTCCAGAAATCACACTCTACTGGTTTGCCTCTGACCTCTTAGCttctccttccagtctcctttACTGATGCTTTCTCATCTTCCCATTATCTAAATGCTGGAGGAGTGCTGCAGGGCTCAATTCTCGGACAACTTCCTTTTTTATCTCCACTCACTGCCTTGGTGATTTAGTCCAATCTGTAGGCTGACAACTCCCAATTTCTAATATATCTCCAATCTAAACCTATCCCCTGAAATCCAGACTTGTGTATATTGTATATCCAGCTTACGTGACATCTTCATGTAGATGTCCAACAAGCATTTCAAAACTGAGCTCCTGACATACCTCCTTTCCACCAGTTTTTCCCATCCTATCAATAAACAGCAACTCTGTTCTTCTAGTTTCTCAGGTCAAAACCTTAATAGTCATCATTAactcctctctctctcacacatacttacacacacacatctaatCCATTAGCAAATCCATGTGGTGCTACCTTCAAAATACATCTAGAATCTAACCACTTTTCCCTATATTTTTACTTCTACCATCCTGGTCCAATCTATCATCATACCTCTCCTGGATTATGGAAATAGTCTCCTAACTGATCTCTTTGCTTCTTCCCTTGTCTCCCTACAGTCTATTCTCAATATAGCAACCAGAATGATTCTTTTAAAACGTAAGTCAGATCAGGTCATCCTTCTATCCAAAAGCCCTGCAAAGGCTTCCTATCTTACTCAGAGTAAAGGCCAAGCATTTTCAACAGCCTACAAGGCTCTATCCATGTGGCCTCTCTACTTCATTTCCTACTGTTCCTCCCATCATACACTGACCTCCTCCTGGTACCATGAATGCACCAAGCATTCTCACCTCAGAGCTTCTGCATTGTGGTCTGCCTAGAACACTCTTCCCCCAGATATCTACATGGCTTACTCCCATACCTACTTCAGGTCTTTACACAATTGTCCTCTTCTAAGTGAAGCCTGCCCTGGGTCTCCCTATCTAAAATTGGAACAGTATCCCCACTTACATTCCTTAGTTCCCTTCCTTGTTTTAAACTCCTCTTTAACAGTTACCACTACTTCACGAACAacagattttctttatttatcttaTTATCTATCCCCATTAAAGTATAATAAGCTCCAAAagggcaggatttttttttttcccaagcaggcagaaatttttctctttttgttcacTGTCATCTGTaactagaagagtgcctggcatataacaaGTACTCGATAAATATTAGTTGAAAGACAAACTTACTGATAAAAAACGTCCATCTGGAAACCACCTAAGATCGTCTTACATACTACTAGAGAGTGGTATATACACTACAACTTGAGGGCACTTGGCctgtagaacaaaactgaaatgCCTTGGCAGAGCATTTAAGGGCCCTTGGTGATATGGCTCCAAACTTCCATTTCAGCCTCAGCTCTAACCAACCCCAGTGCCAAGGTAATTCCCCAGCCAGGAAAAACCTGCCCCCTGCTCTAGCTCCTATctagccttcaaaaccctgtgtgtacacacacacacaccacacacacacgcacacctctCCACACACAGAGTCAGAGTCTCTCCCTCGGGCATGGTCCCTCACAGCGCCCAGGACACATCCTTCAATATGGCCTGACACTCAATCCATCAAGGATCTCTCTTCTAGAAGCCCTAGAGGGCAAGAACTGCTTTCAACCCAGTCCTATATCCACCTCGAGTCTTCAACAAGTGTTTGCTGACTGGCCTACAAGGTAAGATCACCTTACCCATGCCCCCCTCGAGCAGCAAACATCTCGTGGAAAGGGAACTGGCGGTGCAGGTCCTTTTCAATCACATCCAGCCACTTGGGGTCCCCAGGAGCCCGTTCCAGCTCCTACGGTGGAACAGCAGGGATTATCTCTAGATCTGAGGGAGCTGACACCCCTCACGCAGATGGGGCCCATATGGTCCACACCCTGGAGCTACACGTACCTCAAACTTGCCCGGATTCTGCTCCAGGAGTTCCTTGCTATTGGACAGGTACTGCCAGGCCTTggctctgagggaggaggggaccCCCTTCCGGCAGCGTAGCTTCACCTAAGGCAGAGGGAGCAGGCAAAAGGACAGCCTTAGGAGCTCGCAGAGCCTCCACGCTTCCCCAGGAAACCTCAGGCTTCCTGGGAAGTCTTCCCACATCTCATAGGGTTGACTCCAATGAAGTTGGTCTGGCTTTCTATCTTTAAGGCTACTCCTCCCCCGAGACCCAGGTACCACCTGCCCCGACATGGTCCAGAGGGTGGGATATTGTCAAGTTCCTGGGCTTCCCCAGAGCATGTGGGCCCTGagcgcccacccccaccccaccttgtCCATTCCCTGCCCACCGCCCAGCCTCTTCAAACCTTCTGGAAACGCCGTGACAGCCACTTATCCCAGTTACTGAACATCTCCAGCCACTTGAGTTCCCGTTGCCGAGCCACATCCACGGGAATGGAGCTCTCTCTGCAGGATGGGGGGCAGTAAGGAGGCATGGAAGAGGTCACTGTTGGTAGTACAGAACCTGGACTACTGGGAGAACTGAGGCAAGCCACTCCCCAGGCTCATATGTGAGACTGGACATAAAAGCATTTTGTAAGCAACCAAACATCAAGATGTCTGGCCATTTGGCCATCCCAAGGCTGAAAGGGATTTCTTCCCTATTGGATAACTACACCAAACTTTGTGTTCAAATTCCATTTCTAACTCATCTATGTTTGGGGAGGCAATATAGAATATTTTAAAGCCAGACTTTGCATTAGACTTGGATCCAAGTCCTAGTTTGACCACTTAttcagtgtgaccttgggcaagtaatttaatttctctgagtctcagtttcctcatctctaagttGAAAAGCATAGCAATACCTACCTGAAAGGGTCTGTTGAGAGATTATAGGAAGATAAAAcatagcagaagctcagaagataaTAGCAATTACTATCcataaaatacagaatacagtacttctctgtctccttagaagcaacagtTTCCTCCTATCAGACTCTCGGGATCCCTAAGGCTATCTGCAATTCCCTCCACCTACTCCTCCCTGAAATTACCCCAGATTCTCAGACAAAATGAAGCTCTCCTAGGCCTGTTTAC
The sequence above is drawn from the Elephas maximus indicus isolate mEleMax1 chromosome 12, mEleMax1 primary haplotype, whole genome shotgun sequence genome and encodes:
- the TBC1D10B gene encoding TBC1 domain family member 10B, with product METGPAPLVAPPRRHGAPAAPSPPPRGSRAGPVVVVAPGPPVTTATSTPVTLVAPGEARPAWISGPNQTTDPDPAAAPGVAGSTVVVLTLEASPASPTAQVSPGLEPPVPTAVAGAGTSMALAPGTDSPKTEEARTSPAAGPGTPTGTPTRTPSRTVPGALTAKPSLAPNPETTVASGVTAQVAAVTPGQVTSGHGAAAATSSSAGPAPEDPSGPGAGPPGTCEALVAVVTVTPAPEPAESSQDLGSMSSLGPGIPGPRGQAPDTLSYLDSVSLMSGTLESLADDVSSMGSDSEINGLALRKTDKYGFLGGSQYSGSLESSIPVDVARQRELKWLEMFSNWDKWLSRRFQKVKLRCRKGVPSSLRAKAWQYLSNSKELLEQNPGKFEELERAPGDPKWLDVIEKDLHRQFPFHEMFAARGGHGQQDLYRILKAYTIYRPDEGYCQAQAPVAAVLLMHMPAEQAFWCLVQICDKYLPGYYSAGLEAIQLDGEIFFALLRRASPLAHRHLRRQRIDPVLYMTEWFMCIFARTLPWASVLRVWDMFFCEGVKIIFRVALVLLRHTLGSVEKLRSCQGMYETMEQLRNLPQQCMQEDFLVHEVTNLPVTEALIERENAAQLKKWRETRGELQYRPSRRLHGSRAIHEERRRQQPPLGPSSSLLSLPGLKSRGSRLGGGAPSPPPPARRASAGPAPGPMVTAEGLHPSLPSPTGNSTPLGTSKEARRQEKERQKQEKESEKERQKQEKESEKERQKQEKEREKQEKERQKWEKEQEKEQQKQEKERQKLEKERQKQEKERQKQEKKAQGRKLSLRRKADGPPAPQDGGDRSLASEARQDAYF